In the Olleya sp. Hel_I_94 genome, one interval contains:
- a CDS encoding MFS transporter, with protein sequence MDRKEKLNRISLILLSLFVVMLGYGILLPTLPYYTERLALKDNLDADLVNFHIGLLTSIYPFFQLLFVVVWGKLSDRYGRKPIIICGLIGFVIMQLLTGLATSLTMLYIARIFGGIFTSSVIPVSNAYLSDITSKKRRTKIMAWSGVAISSGVIFGPIIGGFLSQTDLHLEYSIGQLHLDRFSMPFLFAAILGSIVLFIVMKWLKNTVRVHKLFAKKTPFRFTFSNHFVVLLSLSFVLQFVVTLFETVFSIYGKDELGFNSNQVGIGFMLCGSVMAVLQPVFASYGEKLLSIKKQIALGLLIAGTSLIAFPFFKNEYFVYGLIILFAAGGAMVTPNLLSAVSLISKENTGRNISIQSSSNSVGQILGPILGTWLIAGGFYYPFILSGVITLIAIGLVYLLKRNSQN encoded by the coding sequence ATGGATAGAAAAGAAAAACTCAACAGGATATCCTTAATTCTGTTGAGTTTATTTGTAGTGATGTTGGGCTATGGCATTTTATTGCCAACCCTTCCCTACTATACAGAGAGACTTGCTCTCAAAGATAATCTGGATGCGGATTTAGTCAATTTTCATATAGGATTACTCACTAGTATTTATCCATTTTTCCAATTACTTTTCGTAGTGGTATGGGGAAAGCTATCAGACAGATATGGTCGTAAACCTATTATCATTTGTGGATTAATTGGTTTTGTAATTATGCAATTACTTACTGGTCTTGCCACATCTCTAACAATGTTATATATCGCTCGAATTTTTGGTGGAATTTTCACTTCTTCGGTTATTCCCGTGAGCAATGCATATTTAAGTGATATTACATCTAAAAAACGTAGAACAAAAATAATGGCTTGGTCTGGTGTTGCCATTAGCTCTGGGGTTATTTTCGGTCCTATCATAGGTGGTTTTCTATCCCAAACAGACCTTCATCTAGAATATTCAATCGGTCAGCTGCATTTAGACCGATTTTCAATGCCATTCTTGTTTGCTGCTATATTGGGATCGATTGTTTTATTCATTGTAATGAAGTGGCTAAAAAATACCGTTCGAGTGCATAAACTTTTTGCAAAAAAAACACCTTTTCGATTTACATTTAGTAACCATTTTGTTGTGTTGCTATCGTTGTCGTTTGTACTACAATTTGTGGTGACTTTATTTGAAACAGTGTTTTCAATTTATGGAAAAGATGAATTAGGCTTTAACAGCAACCAAGTGGGTATTGGTTTTATGCTATGTGGTTCTGTAATGGCAGTTTTACAACCTGTTTTTGCAAGTTATGGAGAGAAGCTGTTATCAATCAAAAAACAAATTGCTTTAGGTTTGCTTATAGCTGGAACATCTTTAATTGCCTTTCCTTTTTTTAAAAATGAATACTTTGTCTACGGCTTAATTATTCTTTTTGCAGCTGGAGGAGCAATGGTAACTCCTAACTTATTATCAGCAGTTTCCTTAATATCAAAAGAAAATACGGGTAGAAATATATCTATACAAAGCTCTTCAAATAGTGTTGGTCAAATTTTGGGGCCTATTTTGGGAACTTGGTTAATTGCTGGGGGGTTCTATTATCCTTTTATTCTTTCAGGAGTAATCACTTTAATAGCCATAGGATTAGTTTATTTGTTAAAGCGGAACAGTCAAAATTAA